The Pseudodesulfovibrio hydrargyri genome segment AAATACCACTCAATTAAAGAAAGACTTGATGAAGGGGCGAGTATTGTTGAAGAGACAAAATCGTTAAAAGTAGACATCACTGGTCACTTTGAAGGCGATAAGGCTGTTGGCCTACTAGAAAAAATCAAACGAATACGCCCAAACTACGATGACCTCATAGTCCGGTACAAAAGAAACGACAGCAAACAAAAGACAGTGGGGGTGGATATGACTGTAGATGACTTTTCAAACATCATCTATGATAAAATAGAAAGAATATTTGTTAACAGAAAAGTAGAGCAATGCTGTATAAAAATACATAAAGAACTTTTCCAAAAAATGTTCAAACTACTCGAAATCGAGCGCAATAAGTGGCAAGATGATGCTTGAATCCTCTCGCCTACTCAGGCCTCTTAACTTTTTAAGAATAAAGTTTACTAACAAAAATCGTTATTGCTTTCTATTGCCGATTTTATTCTCCATTGCATTTACTTTTATACTAGCACTCAATCCAAACCAAATAGCTATTTTTGGGGATAATGGTTTTCTAAAAATGGCATCTGGCATCTTGCAGCTATTAACAGGTTTTTTTATTGCATCCCTAGCTGCTGTTGCATCGTTCAATAAAGGGGAGCTAGATGAGTATATGTCTGGGAATTGTCCCACTCTACAAGCGAAAGAGAACGGATCAACTGAACCACGAAAATTAACTAGAAGACGATTCCTCTGCTATCTTTTCGGGTATTTAAGCTTTACAAGCTTAATGCTATATTTAATAGGGCTTTTCTGTAGCCTCTTTTACAGTTTAGCTTGTTCGATCATACCAGACCAACTTCATCGCATTGTGCTTTATACATTCACTTTATTTTATTCTTTCGTTTTCTTTAATCTAATCACTACGACATTACTTGGTCTATTCTTCACAGCAGATCGCATCCACTGGGAAGGTGAAGCTCGACGCTTGCCGCAAGGAGCAAATGATGAACAGTCTCAGCCATCTCCTCGTCAGCCCTAGAAGCTGACGGAGCAGCGGAGCGGCTCTTCGATCCTGGGAGGGAGCGGAGCGGACGACTGGATCGGGAGCGGAGCCGGTCCAATCAGATTCTTGGGCTGGCGAGGAAGGCGGTGCGCCCCTCCAGGCCCTTTTCTTTGGTTCTTTCTTTTGGGCCAGCAAAAGAAAGAACCCCGCCGGGAGGGCTGCAAAAAACTGGGAGGAGCGCCAGCGACGGCTCTCTTCTTCTCTTCGTCTTCGCTTTTGTCTTTGCCTTCGCCTTTGTCTTTCAAAAGCATAAGGCCCGCTCCCGCGGGCCTTATGCTTTTGCTTTGTTCCTTCTCGACGACTAGCGGGAATGGCATTCCCGGCAGCAGAAATAGCAGCCGTCCGCATCCGCGTAATACTCCCGGGCCTTGGCGATCGCCCCCTGGCAGGACTTGAATTCGCCGAGATAGATGCAGTTGTCCGGCTGGGGCCTGTACCCGCACAGGCTCGTGTGGACCTCGTGTTCGCCGGTACGTTGGGCATGCTTGTTGACGTAATATCTATACATGAAACCTCCCGTAGTATGACGTTTGTTCCATCATATAGAACACGATGTGAAACGCAAACAGAATATCGGCTAGCCGGTTGCCATAGGCAAAAAAATAACCACCCGCGATTATTGCTTTCCCACGTACTTCGCCAGGATGGCCTTGATCCGCCCTTCGGCCCGCATCCGTTTGACCGCCTCGTTGAACTCGGGCAGCCGCGCGGCATAGCGGCAATCGCGGTTGATGAGCAGGTGAAACGGCATGGCCTCCAGCGAGACGTCCGTCTCCACGACGCGGCCCGCCACCCCGCCCTCCTCGATCAGGGGCCAGGCGGCCATGGGCCACTCGATGGCGATGTCTCCCCGATGGTTGGCCAGCATGAGCCAGACGTTCTTGAGCATCGGGGACTCGTAGGTCTTGATGCCGCGCGAACGGATGAACTTATCGTTCCAGCCGTTGCCGTGGTAGGTGACCACCACCAGCCCCAGCCGGTAGATGTCGTCGATGGACTTGATGTTCCTGATCGCCGCGCCCTTGGGATGGCCCACGGTGGTGAAGACCTTGAGCCGCTTCATGTAGAACGGGTCGTCGTGCGTGGCCGCGTAGACCAGCCGCTCGGCCGTGGGCACGGTGATCATGGCGTCGGCCTCGCCCGACCGGACCAGGGCCTGGCAGCGGCTCCACGGATAGGCCTCCCACTTGGCGCCGACGCCCACGCGGCCCAGGGCCTCGCTGACGATATCGAAGAAAATTCCGGTCATGTACCCTTCCCCGGTCCGGGTGAAAAAGGGCCAGTAATCCGGATAGACCACGCGCAGGGGCTCCTCCGCCGACACCGGGCAGGAGCCCGCCAGAAGGGCCACGGCCAGACACAGGCCGGGCAGCCATTTTCCGGCGATGCTGAATTTTATTCGCAGTTTGTTTCCGCGCATGTTCGGACGGTAGCAGATTCCTTACCTCAGTCAACAGCATACGCACCGATTCATGCGGAAGTACGGCAATGACGAAAAAAGCCGCCCGAAGGCGGCTCTTTTTCTGTGTTGTCTTATAGTTGCCAGACTATTTTTCTTTCTTGTTGGCTATGCCCTCTTTGCGCAGGAACCCGCCGATCCACGAGCCCGCGCCCTGGATGGCGGTGTACAGCGAGGGGACCACGAGCACGCCCAGAAGCGTGGCCGCGATCATGCCGCCGAAGACCGAGGTACCCAGGGCGTGGCGGCTGGCCGAGCCCGCGCCCGAGGCCCGGACCAGGGGGATGACCCCGAGGATGAAGGCGAACGAGGTCATCAGGATGGGCCGGAAGCGCAGGGCCGCCGCGGCCTTGGCCGCCTCCAGGATGGACATGCCCGCGTCGTGCTTGTCCTTGGCGTACTCCACGATCATGATCGCGTTCTTGGCCGCCAGACCGATGAGCATGACCAGGCCGACCTGGGCGTAGACGTTGTTGTCCAGCCCGCGCATCCACTGGGCCGACATGGCCCCGAAGATGCCCAGCGGCACGCACAGGATGACCGCGAACGGCGTGGTCCAGCTCTCGTACTGCGCGGCCAGGACCAGGAAGACCATGACGATGGCCAGGCCGAAGATTATTCCGACCTGTCCGCCCGCCGTCTTCTCCTGGTAGGCGATGGCCGTCCAGTCGTAGCCGTACCCCTCGGGCAGGCTCTTCGCGGCCACGTCCTCCATGGCCGCGATGGTCTGGCCCGAGCTGTACCCGGCCGGGGTGGCCGCGTTGATCTCCACCGTGCGGAAGACGTTGTAGCGCTGGATGTACTCCGGCCCGGCGATGCGCTTGGCGTTGCTCAGGGTGGACAGCGGGACCATCTGGCCGGTGTTGGAGCGCATGTAGAACCGGTTCAGGTCCTCCAGCCGGGTGCGGAACTGGGACTCGGCCTGGGCCATGACCCGGTAGGTGCGCCCGTACTTGTTGAAGTCGTTGATGTAGTAGCCGCCCAGGTAGGTCTGCAGCGTCTTGAACACATCGGAGATGGGCACGCCGAGCTTCTTGGCCTTGTCGCGGTCGATCTCCACGAAGTACTGCGGCACGCTGTCGCTGAAGGTCGTGAACAGGTTGGTGATCTCCGGGCGCTTGGACGCCTCGGCGATGAACTGTTTGGTCACGGCGGCCAGCTCGGCCACGGAGTTGCCCGAGCGGTCCTGGACCTCGAACTGCAACCCGCCGGTGGAGGACAGGCCCGGGATGGGCGGCGGCGAAAAGCCCATGACCACCGCTTCCTGGATGCCCCAGAACGCCTTCTGCGCCTTGCCCATGATGGACGCAAGCGACAGGTCGGGCGTGGTCCGCTCGGACCAGTCGTCCAGAATCACGAAGAGCGCCGAGGTGTATGAGGAGTACGCCCCGGTCAGCAGGTTGAACCCGCCGAGCACGACGTAGTTCTGTATGCCCGGCGCGTCCTTGAGGTAGGCCTCGACCTTTTTCATGACCGCGTCGGAGCGCTCCAGCGAAGCGCCCTCGGGCAGGGAGACGTTGATGATGAAATAGCCCTGGTCCTCGTCCGGCACGAAGCTGGACGGCAGGATGGAAAACAGCCCGCCGCAGGCCCCGATCAGCACGGCCACCACGAGCACGCCCATGAAGGCGCGCCGGACCATGGCCGCCACGGCCTTGTTGTAGCGCGCGGTGACCCAGTCGAAGACCGTGTTGAACTTGCTAAAGAACCAGCCGAGCGGCCCACGGATGGGCGCGTACGGCCGCAGGATCAGGGCCGACAGGGCGGGCGACAGGGTCAGGGCGTTGACCGACGAGATGGCCACGGAC includes the following:
- a CDS encoding substrate-binding periplasmic protein, translating into MRGNKLRIKFSIAGKWLPGLCLAVALLAGSCPVSAEEPLRVVYPDYWPFFTRTGEGYMTGIFFDIVSEALGRVGVGAKWEAYPWSRCQALVRSGEADAMITVPTAERLVYAATHDDPFYMKRLKVFTTVGHPKGAAIRNIKSIDDIYRLGLVVVTYHGNGWNDKFIRSRGIKTYESPMLKNVWLMLANHRGDIAIEWPMAAWPLIEEGGVAGRVVETDVSLEAMPFHLLINRDCRYAARLPEFNEAVKRMRAEGRIKAILAKYVGKQ
- a CDS encoding efflux RND transporter permease subunit, which translates into the protein MFVRFFIDRPIFASVVAIIILLVGSLSLFALPIAQYPQISPPSVSVKATYTGADAATVEQSVAAPIEEQVNGAQDMMYMKSISANDGSLNLTVTFQLGRDLELATVDVQNRVNLASPQLPQEVRNTGISVRKQSPEFVLIVSLTSDKPEYDTLFLNNYGKINLYDALRRIEGVGDVNMFGDLDYGMRLWLDPDRLASYNLTVSDVINAVEEQNTQAPAGQIGMPPTPKDQQFQMTLRVKGRLADPDEFGNIILKAEADGSNVRIKDVARVELGAKNYFTFARLNGQANASMLIYQLPGSNALDVAKQVRATMEDLSRYFPEGIHYSIPYDTTRFVNSSIDEVMSTLYEALILVFLVVFVFLQNWRTTVIPMVCVPVSLIGTFALFPMLGFSINTLTLFGLVLAIGIVVDDAIVVVEATQRNIDDEGMSPKDATKKAMSEVTGPVIASTLVLIAVFIPVAFMGGITGQLYKQFALTLSVSVAISSVNALTLSPALSALILRPYAPIRGPLGWFFSKFNTVFDWVTARYNKAVAAMVRRAFMGVLVVAVLIGACGGLFSILPSSFVPDEDQGYFIINVSLPEGASLERSDAVMKKVEAYLKDAPGIQNYVVLGGFNLLTGAYSSYTSALFVILDDWSERTTPDLSLASIMGKAQKAFWGIQEAVVMGFSPPPIPGLSSTGGLQFEVQDRSGNSVAELAAVTKQFIAEASKRPEITNLFTTFSDSVPQYFVEIDRDKAKKLGVPISDVFKTLQTYLGGYYINDFNKYGRTYRVMAQAESQFRTRLEDLNRFYMRSNTGQMVPLSTLSNAKRIAGPEYIQRYNVFRTVEINAATPAGYSSGQTIAAMEDVAAKSLPEGYGYDWTAIAYQEKTAGGQVGIIFGLAIVMVFLVLAAQYESWTTPFAVILCVPLGIFGAMSAQWMRGLDNNVYAQVGLVMLIGLAAKNAIMIVEYAKDKHDAGMSILEAAKAAAALRFRPILMTSFAFILGVIPLVRASGAGSASRHALGTSVFGGMIAATLLGVLVVPSLYTAIQGAGSWIGGFLRKEGIANKKEK